TTCTCTTCCACAGCAGAAGGAGCCACCAGCGCTAGGCCCTATGGAGACACGCTCTGCAGAGGAAGATGTGGATCCAGATCAGAGGAAGAACCGTAGTGTCCGCGAGCGTCGCCGGGAGGGACGCTACAAAACCTTTGACTGGGCTGATTTTAGCCGCCATCAGCACCACCAGGGAGTAGAGAAGGAGGCGGAGCCCAGTGGACAGTCGCGTCCTGTGGTAGGATGGGACAACGCTGACGGCGGCAGCCCATCAccagtctcctctgcctcctctctggtTGCCTCTAACGCCTGCTCCTCCTCGTACTCTTCTCAGTGCCTCAGGGACACTGTAGCTTCACAAGAGGCAGAGGTGCTACAAAGGGGGGCAGGTCCAACCATGCTACCCCAGGCTCCATTCACGGCCACACCCCTAGAGGAAAGAAGTGTTGCTGGGACCAAAACACCCACAACACTAGTTCATGCTCAAAATAAGGTTTTTGAAAAAAGGACAATTTCTGAGGTGGACAACAGCTCCACCTCTTCTATACCAGAGCTGCCCATTGGTTGTGGTGATGACGATGTCACGGGCCACACCCCTAGTGATGTCCCTAGCGTTGCCCTTGGTGATGGCTTTGGCAACACTCCAAGCCCCACCCCTTGTGATGGCACTGCCGGTGTACGGGTGGAGGTGGTGATAGAGCAGCAAGTGGCTTCCACactgctgagagaggagaggtgggttcCCATCAATAACTCTGACGAAACCAAAGAAGAGACGGTGCAGCAGTCCTATGAACAGCAGGCTGAAGAGGTGAGCtagagtatgtgtgtgtaacgATGTGTTAGGAGTGTGATTTAAGTTACTGTGGCTTGtttgtgagtgtatgtatgtgtgtgtttgaggatgCATTTGTGTGTCTTCaggcatgtgtgtgtttctctctgtgtgtgtgtgtgtgggtttgagcatgtttctgtgtgtgtgccctcAGCTGGAGCAGACCCAGAGAGAGTTGTCCAGACTCCAGCAGGTGAACATCAGTCTGCAGCAACAGCTGCAGCAGGAGAGGGAACGCTCCAGGGAGAACCGCCTACTACAGGTCAGACCATACCTGTAGCTGAATTGGGTCAAATACATAAGTCAAGTACTTTATAATACTTAAGGTACGCTTGGTTTAGCTTCCCCGTAACAATGGAACCAAATCTCCCATCAATCTCTTTTAGAATGGCCTACCCACATCTTTCAACCAGTCCTCCTCCGCACAGTCATGCGCGTGGCAGCGTCTTCAGAAGCTGAACCAGGACCTGCGCTTCGAGCTGGAGTCCCAGAGGAGGAGCCAGGAGGAGGCGCGTGAGGCTGAACTACAGCGGAGGGCCGAGTTCATCGCCTTGCAGGCGCGGGCGTTAAGCGCAGGGGAGGCTGCAGCCTTGGCACGCTCAGAGCTGCAGCAGGAGCGTCAGAGCGCTCGGAAGCAGCGGGAGGAGGGGGAGCACGAACACCTGCAGGAGTTGGAGTGTTTGCGCCAGCGACTACAAGAGGTGTCATCCCAGATGAGAGCAAAAGAGGAGGCACAGGCCGAGAAGGAGGTGCGCCTGCAGAAGCACCTGGGCCTCCTGCAGGAGAGCCAGGACAGGGAACGCAGAAGCCTGGGGGCCAACCTGGCCCAGGCGGAGCGCCGTTCTCAGGACCTGCAGGAGCAGCTGCAAAAGGCTGAGCAGCAAGCGGAGACATTGTGGAAGGGGCAGGGTCAGCCGTGGgccagggaaggagaggtggcggAGGCTCAGCAGCAGCTGCAGGAGGAGTTGGCCCGCACGCTGGCGGCTATAGGGAGGCtacagggggagggggagcagCTGGAGAGACGCTGCCAAGACCTGCAGAACCAGCTGGCCGAGGCAGACGGGGAGGTGCTTCAGCTGCAGAGACGCCTACAGACGGAGGAAACTGACTACTACAACCTGGAGCACTCCTACGAGAGTGTTTCAGAGGAGCTACAGCGGGCCCTGGGACAGGCGCAGGAGAGGGAGGTGGCAGCCAGTGATGCCATGGAGGACTACAAGAGGCTGCTGGACAGGAAGGAGCGGGAGCTGAGTGAAGCCTTGGTTAAGATGGCTGCCCTTGGGAGCAGCCTGGAAGAGACGGAGCTGAAACTGAGTGAGGTGAAGGAAGCATGCACCTGttgttcctctcttcctctcttcaaagTGACTGACAACAGACTGAATATCAAATCCAGCGGTCTGAATTCACGGGAAACCCAGATCATCCACCACTCCTACAATACAGACGGAGGACAGACAAATAGCAACAGCGTCCCTGCCATAAGCCACTCCGGACCTGGCTCATGTTCTGTCGACCCGGCCTACCAGTACATCGTTACGGCTGGAGATGATCCGGACAGGTTCATGTCAGTGATCCAGGTCCTGGAGACCAAGCTGTATGTGACAGAGGAGAAATTGAGAGACATCACCCAGAGGCTGGAGGAGCCACAAGGTCAGTGGTGCAGCAGTGCAGCCACCGACCCCCACGTCCTCTCCCAGCTCACCCAGAGCCGGGCCGCTACCCAGCGGCTTAGCCTCTTTCTTCACAACCAGGCCAAGCAGAGCAGGCGCTTCGCCCTGGAAACAGAGGGCCGAACCAGGGTGCTGGGTGGGCAGTGTCAGGCGGCCCTGGCCAGTGTGCAGGCCTGCAGAGAGAGGATCCAAGCCCTGCTGAGGAGGAACCCTGGTGAAGGTAGCAACCCTGACCTAGAAGCCGAGCTCGGTGCCCTGGAGATGCAGCTGGTCACTGCTGCCGCCTGCCTCAGGCAAGGAGGAATAATTGCCGATGAGCAATGGCACGAGTGCCACCGAGctcagagggaggaggaagacttGATTGATGACAAGACACTATCAGAGGACAAGGTTGAGCAAATGAGCACAGGCACGTATGCTCCAATGTCATGCCCCGAAGGAGAGGAAGCTGGAATGAAAACATTGGGTAGAGCTTTAGCCCTGGAAGCGTCTACGTTGGAGAAGATGGCGTCGGCAATGCAGAGCCAAGATACATTATTTTGCCAGAATGAAGCCCTCCTTGGTGGAGAAGAAGGTGACTCGGCACACATGTATGCTGACGTGCTTTTGAAAAGGATGGCCCTCGGAATGGATTGTAGGGAACCACTAGGTGGCGACACTGAGTCGGAGGAGAGCGCCATTGGCAGGGTCTGTACCAGAGCAGAGTTAGCTTACATCTCTCTAACCTTACACTTACAGCATCGCTACCAGGGAGAGCCGATACAAGAAGAACTGCACTCTGACAACCCGACCAGGGAGCAGCTATGGCGTAGCTCTCAGTCAGAGGAACAGTGTGGTGGCGCTGGGGATAACAATCTGAGCTCTGGTAAGGCCAGGGGTCTGGCTGATGTCAGTCCTCCAGAGCTGGCTCCTTATGAGGAACAGGTCCAGTTGAAGTCCAAAGGCCTCACAAACATCCTGCTGGAGAGGATCCAATCAGTCTGGAGTGGGGACAAGACAGAGAAACAACACGACTGGACAGAAAGACTTGCAGTCCAGCTGAGGAAAAGGGCCAAGGTCTtgcaccaactctgtcaggagatCCCCAGCAGCAGTGGCTCAAAGGGGGAGAGTAGTGCGGCGAAAGGTAGACGCTGGTTGGATGACCCGGACTCTGTTGCAACCCTGGACTTGACCCTGTACTGGCCGGAGGTGCTGGTCCAGTCCCAGGTGACCTACGTGGCATGCCGCCTGCAGCTGGATCACGAACAGGAACTGCAGCAGTGCAAGGGGGCATTCGACAGCCTAGTGGCGCTGTGTCAGGAGCAAGAGGCCATGCTCAGCAAGGACCGCCGCACTTTTAGCCTCGCCCTGTCACGACTGCAGGAGGACAGCCAGGCCCTCAAGGAGAAGCTGGAGCAGGTGGAGCAAGGGAGGGCCACAGCAGAGAGCGAGACCCGGCGTAAGGTGGGTGTACTCCTAGCTGATATCGAGAGCATCGAGGATCACCACGAGGAGCAAGTACAGAAGCTGGAGGAGGAGTTCCAAGGGAAGATGCAGGAGCTCCAGAAGATCCACGAGGAGGAAATGATACGTCTGCACAGCCACCATGCTCAGTCTACCTGTGCTGCAACAGTTGCACAACAAGAGTCCCGCTCATCACAGACCACCCCTAACACTACTCCCGAAAAAGCCACCTTCTACCCAGACTTCACCTTGGATTCCACCCTGCCTGCAGATAAACTTAATCTGGATGGAGCCTGCAAAATAGACATGGTGTCTATGGAAACAATGAAGAAACGAATCCATGTGCTTGAGACGCAGGTAAACACCATGAAAGATGAGGCGGGGAGACGGAATCTGGAAGGGGATGAAGTTGCCATGAAGGAAGCTTATCAGAGAGACCTTGAAAACATCAAGGTACAACACAACCCCACTCAAATACCCAATACATTTACACAAACACATTGActtatgtacagtgcctttggaaagtattcatacctatgactttgtccacattgtgttacattatagcattattctaaaatgtattaaatagtttttcccctcatcaatctacacacaataccccataacaacaaatcaaaaactgttttttagaatttttgcaaatgtattaaaaatttaaactgaaatatgacatttacataagtattcagaccctttactgagtactttgttgaagtacttCGGCAGTGATttcagcattgagtcttcttgggtatgacgctacaagcttggcacacctgtattaggggagtttcttccatttttATTTGCAGATagtctcaaactctgtcaggttggatgggtagcgttactgcacagctattttcacgtctctccagagatgttcaatcgggttcaagtccgggctcttgctgggccactcaagtacattcagagacttgtcccgaagccactcctgcgttgtcttggctatgtgcttatggtagttgtcctgttggaaggtgaacgtccaccccagtctgaggtcctgagcactctggagcaggttttcatcaaggatctctgtactttgctgtgttcatctttccctcagtcctgactagtctcccagtccctgctgctgaaaaacatccccacagcatgatgctgccaacacaatgcttcaccgtagggatgatgccggctttcatccagacgtgacgcttggcattcaggccaaagggttcaatcttggtttcatcagaccagagaattttgtttctcatggtctgagagcctttatgtatgtttgtcttttactgagaagtggcttccgtctggccactctaccataatggcctgattggtggcatgctgcagagatggttgtccttctagaaggttctctgacagagctccagagtgacaaccgggttcttggtcacctccctggcccttctcccctgattgctcagtttggctgggcagccagctctgggaagaatcttggtggtccttctatttaagaatgatggaggccactgttcttggggaccttcaatgctgcagacattttttgataaccttccccagatatgtccttcaacacaatcctgtctcggagctctatggacaattcctttgacctcatggcttggttattgctttgacaactgtgggaccttatatagacaggtatgtgcatttccaaatcatgtccaatcaattgaatttaccacaggtggactctaatcaagttggagaaacatctcaaagatgatctatggaaacaggattcacctgtgctcaatttcgagtctcatagcaaagggtctgaaaacgtatgtaatcaaggtatttctgttttttatttgtaataaattagcaatttctacaaacctgttttcccttttgtcattatggggtattgtgtgtagatggcggatatttaaaaaaaatatttaatcacttttagaataaggctgtaatgtaacacaatctggaaaaagtcaaggggtctgaatactttctgaaggcactgtaaatgctaATGCTTTGATATACATCAGTACCAACATCATACCAAATACTCCATAAAAGCAGGTGTTAAAAACTATACACATGTAAGTGTGAAATTCATACCCTGCAGGTTTCCTGTGAGCGTGGCTTCACTGCCATGGAGGAGGTACACCAGAAGCTGGTGGGGGATCTGCAACGGCAGCACCAGAGGGAGGTGGCCACGCTCCTGCAGGAGAGAGACTGCCtactggaggaggagacagccgCCACTGTCGCAGGTAAAACATCTGTCCCATGTTCTGTAGCCAAACATGGTTGAAAGTTAATGATTCAAATGAATAGAGTCAACATGATTCCTTAGAGTGGCATGTTTGTTCCACTTAGCATATTTCCATCTGAATGTTTCACATCGTTGTGTCCTGCTGAACATGCCCCTTGAAgtgggatggggggggggcagcatGTGGCAACATGTCTGTTCACTTCCTGTGTTTGTGGCCTGTGTGTAGCGATCGAGGCAATCAGGAATGCTCATCGGGAGGAGCTGGAAAGGAGTCAGAGTGGAGGGAGCTCTGACATCACGGACCTTCCCTCCCAGTATGAGTGAGTGACtatgtgtgtgtaaaataaatCTGGCTTGCCTACTACTTACTTAAATTGCATACTAGAACGCAGTGTTTACTCAAAACAAATACAGCAAGCAACAAATATCATCATACTAGGCTCATCCTACTGAGAATCCATCATCTAATGCACAATTGCGTTGATTCCCACCATTCATGAATTTTGGTACAGTGTGTCTCCTCAgctgattatcagctgttgtcaaacacaCGTTTCTAAAGACAATTCTCTTCCTTAATAGTGtacagtgaattctactagacgAGAAGCTGAAATGAGtatgacatcctggcatttaaagcaCTACATTTTCCAAATTTAACATActataaaactttatttgtttGCATACCCAAAATGCCTACTATTTAGAACGCACATATGGTTATTCGGACACTGCCAcagtgtatatgagtgtgtgcaaaagctgtcatcaaggcaaagggtgaatactttgaagaatctcaaatataaattagattgtttttggttactacgtgattccatttgtgttatttaatcgttttgatgtcttcattattattctacattgtagaaaatagtaaaaataaagaaaaaccctggaatgagtaggtgtgtccaaacgtttgactgagACTGTATGTCCCTTTCTCATCTGGGTGTTTTTTGTATTCATGCACCTGGCTttttgaaagtgtgtgtgtgcatgcctgcactgtgtgtgtgtgtgtgagtgttacaTGTTTGTTTCAATGCAAAGTACATGCACCTTTGTATAACTGCCGACTTTCCCCTTTGCCCCATCGTCCAGGGTTGAGCTGCGGTCTCTGCACAGGGAGCTGGAGGTGTTGTCGGGCCAGTACTCCCAGAAATGTCTGGAGTGCGCCCAGCAGAATCAGGCCCTGGAGGCCGAGAGACAGGCCCTGCTACAGTGCCAGAGGGAGAACCAGGTGCTCAGCATCCACAAGCAGGCAAGACACCACCAGACACCCATATAGTACACTGCATGTACTCGCCCAGTGTGCCAATTTAGATCAATGACCACCAGACCTGGGTTGCATTTATTTGGCAGACCTGTGTTGAGTTCGAATACTGGGTCTGACAGGAAAAAAAAATCTTCTGTGAAGTGGCCTGGCAACAGGAGGCCCATTGGCCCCAGGGTTCCGGTCTCGAAGCATGCTTTCGACTGTACCTACAAGCCAGCTTTGGTGTTGCAGTTTAATTTAAGTTGGGCCCAAAAAGACAATTCCAATAGGGAAGTAAAATACAACAATTCCGAATCATCATCTTTGTGAACAGCTACAATTATTTGAGTAATTCAATGGATGTAGTAATTCAACTCGATAATTCGATTTTCATGCTTGTTTTACTATTTAAAAGTGGAAAATCCTGAAGTTGATGGGTTTATTGGTCCTCTCACCACCCTCTGGAAGTCACCCTTTGAGTTTGGTCAGCAACACGTGACAACGGAAGACCCTCTGAGTGAGTTGGTAGGGGCAATTGAGTGGTTTCGAATTCACCGATTCCCACTGGCCTCAAAGAGAAAAAAACTATCTGCCCTACCTtccagctagctaactagcaaagGACACAGTTATCTAGCCATATATAGCTGGCTAATGGCTTCACCGAGAAGAAGAAAGACTACAACCTTCAAATCAATGGTCGATGTGTGTCGCACTTGCGTGGAAAACTATCCCAATAAGACTTACAAACACAATCTCTTTATAAGACAAGTGGTGGAAGGTGCTGATGATGATTGGTAGATTGATGATTCATTGGTAGATTAAAGGGGAACCGCACATTTCTGAGATTTGTCAAAGTACCTAAACCTCTGACTCAGTTTTGGACTGGCTATCACAGTGCACAGCTGTCTCACTCTATTAGAGCTAAGTAGAGCTATGTCCCAGCTGCGCCCCTCTGCCTCACTGCAGCACTACAATGCTCTAGATATAACTTGGTGGAATAACACAGATCTATGAAAAAATACACATACTATCACAGTGAACATGATTTTTTTCTTCGGGTAACCCCAATCGGTTGTGAGATATGGCATATACAGtgacttcggaaagtattcagaccccttgacttattcaacattttgttacagctttattctaaaatgtttgtttttttaaactcagcaatctatacacaataccccataataacgaAAACAGgttctcgaaattgagctcaggtgcatcctgtttccgttgatcatccttgagctgtttctacaactagattggagtccacctgttgtaaattcaattgattggacatgatttggaaaggcaatacgacctgtctatataaggtcccacagttgacagtgcatgtcagattaaaaaccaagccatgagttctaagaaattgtctgtagagcttcgagacaggattgtgtcgaggcacagatctgaagaatggtaaccaaaacatttctgcagcattgaaggtccccaagaacacagtggcctacataattcttaaatggaagaactggaaccaccaagactcttcctagagctggcttcccagccaaactgagcagtcggggaagaagggccttggtcagggtggtgaccaagaacccaatggccaCTATGACCAAGTTCTAGAGTTCCTCtctggagatggaagaaccttccttccagaaggacaaccaactctgcagcactctaccaatcaggccttaatggtagagtagccagacggaagccaatcctcagtaaaaggcacatgaaagcccacttggagtttgccaaaaggcacctaaacacactcagaccatgagaaacaagattctctggtctgatgaaaccaagtgtgaactctttggcctgaatacaaagtgtcagTCACATCTAgagggaacctggcaccatccctacagatgagaatggtggcggcagcagcatcatgctgtggggatgtttttcagctgcagggactgggagactagtcaggaaaagataaacggagcaaagcacagagtggtccttgatgaaaacctgctccagagcgctcaggacctcagcctgggtcaaaggtttaccttccaacaggtttaccttccaacaggacagcgaccctaagcacacagccaagacaatgcaggagtggcttcgggacaagtttctgaatgttcttgagtggcccaaccagagcccggacttgaaccagatcgaacatctctgaggagacctgaaaatagctgtacagcaatgctccccatccaaactaACAGTTctagagaggatctgcagagtagaatggaagaaactccccaaatacaggtgtgccaagcttttagcgtcatacccaagaagactcaaggctgcaattgctgccaaaggtggttcaacaaagtactgagtaaatgttctgaatacttatggaaatgtccTATTtaattcaatt
The sequence above is a segment of the Oncorhynchus gorbuscha isolate QuinsamMale2020 ecotype Even-year linkage group LG16, OgorEven_v1.0, whole genome shotgun sequence genome. Coding sequences within it:
- the LOC124000900 gene encoding plectin-like isoform X2, whose protein sequence is MSRKQNRWQEALVVYPKTHKLTQKKKRKVDTPTSQEPGPARVAVTSGVDQLGISRKNTVSIKSNSSATRGSAGSANGSYSSCPSCSISKSASSKSSDSVSGSTNRHGSACKAMVEKTPTGRSWRCQEEQQQRIGGGRRTLPSSRSSPSISTSSSLCSLSPSMSGSASLDQLSQTISRDDAQQFLLHSGPKSRAESGCSSLEKNIPATDSWQPSLSLSSVSPRDPLRRSQVMDQLEGDHVDNMDTSSSSDPTSSSSSFSNTTSQTRHSRMQISKKQALESALKRSAPDVSRPTMPCYRRSKSLDRRAAEATATTATPDLNFKKGWMTRLTDKGQWKKHWFVLTDQTLRFYRDIVAEEAADLDGEINLSTCYDITDYPVQRNYGFQIHTAEGAFTLCAMTSGIRRNWVQAVMKNVRHNVALVVTSSLPQQKEPPALGPMETRSAEEDVDPDQRKNRSVRERRREGRYKTFDWADFSRHQHHQGVEKEAEPSGQSRPVVGWDNADGGSPSPVSSASSLVASNACSSSYSSQCLRDTVASQEAEVLQRGAGPTMLPQAPFTATPLEERSVAGTKTPTTLVHAQNKVFEKRTISEVDNSSTSSIPELPIGCGDDDVTGHTPSDVPSVALGDGFGNTPSPTPCDGTAGVRVEVVIEQQVASTLLREERWVPINNSDETKEETVQQSYEQQAEELEQTQRELSRLQQVNISLQQQLQQERERSRENRLLQNGLPTSFNQSSSAQSCAWQRLQKLNQDLRFELESQRRSQEEAREAELQRRAEFIALQARALSAGEAAALARSELQQERQSARKQREEGEHEHLQELECLRQRLQEVSSQMRAKEEAQAEKEVRLQKHLGLLQESQDRERRSLGANLAQAERRSQDLQEQLQKAEQQAETLWKGQGQPWAREGEVAEAQQQLQEELARTLAAIGRLQGEGEQLERRCQDLQNQLAEADGEVLQLQRRLQTEETDYYNLEHSYESVSEELQRALGQAQEREVAASDAMEDYKRLLDRKERELSEALVKMAALGSSLEETELKLSEVKEACTCCSSLPLFKVTDNRLNIKSSGLNSRETQIIHHSYNTDGGQTNSNSVPAISHSGPGSCSVDPAYQYIVTAGDDPDRFMSVIQVLETKLYVTEEKLRDITQRLEEPQGQWCSSAATDPHVLSQLTQSRAATQRLSLFLHNQAKQSRRFALETEGRTRVLGGQCQAALASVQACRERIQALLRRNPGEGSNPDLEAELGALEMQLVTAAACLRQGGIIADEQWHECHRAQREEEDLIDDKTLSEDKVEQMSTGTYAPMSCPEGEEAGMKTLGRALALEASTLEKMASAMQSQDTLFCQNEALLGGEEGDSAHMYADVLLKRMALGMDCREPLGGDTESEESAIGRVCTRAELAYISLTLHLQHRYQGEPIQEELHSDNPTREQLWRSSQSEEQCGGAGDNNLSSGKARGLADVSPPELAPYEEQVQLKSKGLTNILLERIQSVWSGDKTEKQHDWTERLAVQLRKRAKVLHQLCQEIPSSSGSKGESSAAKGRRWLDDPDSVATLDLTLYWPEVLVQSQVTYVACRLQLDHEQELQQCKGAFDSLVALCQEQEAMLSKDRRTFSLALSRLQEDSQALKEKLEQVEQGRATAESETRRKVGVLLADIESIEDHHEEQVQKLEEEFQGKMQELQKIHEEEMIRLHSHHAQSTCAATVAQQESRSSQTTPNTTPEKATFYPDFTLDSTLPADKLNLDGACKIDMVSMETMKKRIHVLETQVNTMKDEAGRRNLEGDEVAMKEAYQRDLENIKVSCERGFTAMEEVHQKLVGDLQRQHQREVATLLQERDCLLEEETAATVAAIEAIRNAHREELERSQSGGSSDITDLPSQYEVELRSLHRELEVLSGQYSQKCLECAQQNQALEAERQALLQCQRENQVLSIHKQELTQRLTEEMSCKHSLLSEEPATSLQGKDLYELEVILRVRDTELQCLKQETNSLKEELKAVHKLSSVLLPEINQVLFTKPGLIYSPDKAYAKDKLKALYAELSFSRSKVQCDIPKLREELQTATGSPRDEGRGGDGSNSAQAYDIVKLTSNPDFLKKERSTLTRQIRGVRSKSLKEGLSVQERMKLFEPMD
- the LOC124000900 gene encoding plectin-like isoform X1 codes for the protein MSRKQNRWQEALVVYPKTHKLTQKKKRKVDTPTSQEPGPARVAVTSGVDQLGISRKNTVSIKSNSSATRGSAGSANGSYSSCPSCSISKSASSKSSDSVSGSTNRHGSACKAMVEKTPTGRSWRCQEEQQQRIGGGRRTLPSSRSSPSISTSSSLCSLSPSMSGSASLDQLSQTISRDDAQQFLLHSGPKSRAESGCSSLEKNIPATDSWQPSLSLSSVSPRDPLRRSQVMDQLEGDHVDNMDTSSSSDPTSSSSSFSNTTSQTRHSRMQISKKQEALESALKRSAPDVSRPTMPCYRRSKSLDRRAAEATATTATPDLNFKKGWMTRLTDKGQWKKHWFVLTDQTLRFYRDIVAEEAADLDGEINLSTCYDITDYPVQRNYGFQIHTAEGAFTLCAMTSGIRRNWVQAVMKNVRHNVALVVTSSLPQQKEPPALGPMETRSAEEDVDPDQRKNRSVRERRREGRYKTFDWADFSRHQHHQGVEKEAEPSGQSRPVVGWDNADGGSPSPVSSASSLVASNACSSSYSSQCLRDTVASQEAEVLQRGAGPTMLPQAPFTATPLEERSVAGTKTPTTLVHAQNKVFEKRTISEVDNSSTSSIPELPIGCGDDDVTGHTPSDVPSVALGDGFGNTPSPTPCDGTAGVRVEVVIEQQVASTLLREERWVPINNSDETKEETVQQSYEQQAEELEQTQRELSRLQQVNISLQQQLQQERERSRENRLLQNGLPTSFNQSSSAQSCAWQRLQKLNQDLRFELESQRRSQEEAREAELQRRAEFIALQARALSAGEAAALARSELQQERQSARKQREEGEHEHLQELECLRQRLQEVSSQMRAKEEAQAEKEVRLQKHLGLLQESQDRERRSLGANLAQAERRSQDLQEQLQKAEQQAETLWKGQGQPWAREGEVAEAQQQLQEELARTLAAIGRLQGEGEQLERRCQDLQNQLAEADGEVLQLQRRLQTEETDYYNLEHSYESVSEELQRALGQAQEREVAASDAMEDYKRLLDRKERELSEALVKMAALGSSLEETELKLSEVKEACTCCSSLPLFKVTDNRLNIKSSGLNSRETQIIHHSYNTDGGQTNSNSVPAISHSGPGSCSVDPAYQYIVTAGDDPDRFMSVIQVLETKLYVTEEKLRDITQRLEEPQGQWCSSAATDPHVLSQLTQSRAATQRLSLFLHNQAKQSRRFALETEGRTRVLGGQCQAALASVQACRERIQALLRRNPGEGSNPDLEAELGALEMQLVTAAACLRQGGIIADEQWHECHRAQREEEDLIDDKTLSEDKVEQMSTGTYAPMSCPEGEEAGMKTLGRALALEASTLEKMASAMQSQDTLFCQNEALLGGEEGDSAHMYADVLLKRMALGMDCREPLGGDTESEESAIGRVCTRAELAYISLTLHLQHRYQGEPIQEELHSDNPTREQLWRSSQSEEQCGGAGDNNLSSGKARGLADVSPPELAPYEEQVQLKSKGLTNILLERIQSVWSGDKTEKQHDWTERLAVQLRKRAKVLHQLCQEIPSSSGSKGESSAAKGRRWLDDPDSVATLDLTLYWPEVLVQSQVTYVACRLQLDHEQELQQCKGAFDSLVALCQEQEAMLSKDRRTFSLALSRLQEDSQALKEKLEQVEQGRATAESETRRKVGVLLADIESIEDHHEEQVQKLEEEFQGKMQELQKIHEEEMIRLHSHHAQSTCAATVAQQESRSSQTTPNTTPEKATFYPDFTLDSTLPADKLNLDGACKIDMVSMETMKKRIHVLETQVNTMKDEAGRRNLEGDEVAMKEAYQRDLENIKVSCERGFTAMEEVHQKLVGDLQRQHQREVATLLQERDCLLEEETAATVAAIEAIRNAHREELERSQSGGSSDITDLPSQYEVELRSLHRELEVLSGQYSQKCLECAQQNQALEAERQALLQCQRENQVLSIHKQELTQRLTEEMSCKHSLLSEEPATSLQGKDLYELEVILRVRDTELQCLKQETNSLKEELKAVHKLSSVLLPEINQVLFTKPGLIYSPDKAYAKDKLKALYAELSFSRSKVQCDIPKLREELQTATGSPRDEGRGGDGSNSAQAYDIVKLTSNPDFLKKERSTLTRQIRGVRSKSLKEGLSVQERMKLFEPMD